The sequence below is a genomic window from Plasmodium coatneyi strain Hackeri chromosome 13, complete sequence.
ATTATGTGTGTTCAATCTGCTGCGTCGAATACCTAAATGATGATGACATTTGTATTCTGCCTTGTAACTACCTGCATTACTATCACAAGGAGTGTATTTTTACGTGGCTGAAGAGGAATAACGACTGCCCCCTGTGCAGGAAATGCATTGGAAAAATCTGAATCGGGTCAGGTTCAGTTTTCGGTGAGTAGTTGTGCAGGCAGAC
It includes:
- a CDS encoding Circumsporozoite protein; the protein is MEENSFHINIECSDYVCSICCVEYLNDDDICILPCNYLHYYHKECIFTWLKRNNDCPLCRKCIGKI